A segment of the Triticum urartu cultivar G1812 chromosome 1, Tu2.1, whole genome shotgun sequence genome:
CTTTTAACTCCTAATCAACAATTACTACATGTGGTCTCTGAGTGAGAGATACTGGATGTACTTAATGACTAGTGAGCCAGAGATATCATGTACTTTTAGCTTTTCAGAGGAACATTATTTTTTCTAGGAGCCATGTGCTTGGCAACCTGTAATGAGATTGTAATATTTCAGTGTGCAAATCCACTTGGTAGAACCTATCCACTTGAACTACCTTCTTTTACGACCATTGTACTTGAAACATTAAAATGGTTGTTGATGCAATCAGTAATGCAGACCTACTTATTCAAGCTTTTCCTTTCTAGTATATATAACATAGACATGAGTGGTGACACTTCCCATGCAAAGAAGCAAACAGAGCTATAGATATTGTTTCCTTACCCCAATCTATATTCACCAAAGCTTCAGATCTTTGAGCGATAGACATTGCAATTGCTATCCTAGTATGGATGTGCCTTAGGCCGCGCTTGGCATGGATGTAATTTTAAACAGAGGTTGCGCTTACCCCAATCTATATTCACCAAAGCTTATAGATGTATTTTACCAGCCACAAGAGATTTCCGGCAGGAAACGAGACGATGTACAGAGATGTGTATCGTATACCGGTTGGATACAAGCGTAGGAGGGAAAACCGGCGTAAATATTACGGATGTAAAACGGCAGCCCAAGCACCTGGAACAAATCCACCCGACTATACCTTACCATACCATGTTTTACGGAGGTGTTTAGGGCCAGTTCTTCTGGGCGATTCTACCAGAATCACCCCCCTTCCCAGCTTCTCCTAGAATCACCACTCTATATGTTTTTACAATCCTAGCTAATTAGACTTTAACTAGATAGGATTGTAAAAAAATTATGAAGTGACGATTCTGGAAGAAGCTGGTGAGGGAGGTGATTCTGGGAGAATCGCTAAAAAGAACTGGCCCTTAGAAGGAAACCGACAATCCAAGCGGGGCCTTAGGGGTGAGGGGTGTCGGGAAAAACAACTCATCAACTTCAAGGAAAAACTCCACCAAAAAATGGCACCACGTAACCAGTTTCTTCAGAGATGCAAGACTCCACATGAAAGTAGTCAATTCCCAATGGGGTGTGGGCCAGGATAAAGAGACAGGTGAGGTTCTGTTGGAGACATGATGGTATTGTGACTGACCAAAGAATGACAACCGATGAACTGAAGAACATATAACAAAACAAGGTAGAATATGATCTGAAATGTATTCAGACATGATGTTTATACCCAGATAAGAGACACGGTTTCAAACAATGGCGACACGGACGAACATAGAAATCCAAAACTTAGACCATTTAAGCAACACCCCTGACATTCTTagcttatactccctccgttctaaaatagatgacccaactttatactaactttgtacaaagttgagtcatctattttggaacggagggagtagcagaTTTTTATACTTCTAACATGTCGGCGGAACATTGTTTTTTCGAGGTGGCTACTTTGTTATGAGATTGTAAGATTTCAGTATGTGTAAATCCACTCGGTGGTATCTATCTGCTCAAACTACATTCTTTTACCACCGTTGTACTAGTAGGAACATTAAAATGGTTGATGCAATAAGTGATGCCAAACCTACTTCTCCAAGGCATCATACATTTTTCCTTTCTATATATACCATGGACATGAGTGGTGACACTTCCCATGCAGTGAAGCAAACAGAGCTGTAGATATTGTTTTCTTACCCCCAATCTATATTCATTGAAGCTTCAGATCTTTGAGCAATGGAAATTGTAATTGCTATCCTGGTATAGTTGTGCCTTAGGGATGAGGGGCGTCGGGAAAAAAACTCCACCACATATGGGAACCATGCAACCGGTAGCTTCGAAGTCACAGGTGAGGCAAAGGAAGTGGGTTTTCTCGCGAGGAGAAACCAAGATCAGTATAAAAAACTGGGGAAAACTGGAAGGAATTGGGTTCAAGGACTGGAAGGAATTGGGTTCAAGAAGAGGAACATGAGAGACCACAGAACAAAAGAGCTTGGAAAAAGTAGCCACCTGGAATGATTTCTTACTAAAGAACAGTAGTAAGATATAGGTATCTCTCAACTTATCCCTACACTAGGTGCCCACTGCAACTACACACCATGCATCATCCGAATCAGTTCACTGGAGTATACTGAAGGAAGGAAAACATTTACCCATGTGCAACTATAATTGTACACAGAAACAGCAATACTCTCCTATGTTTGAAGCACCCTGTGGTGCATTCCTGTTTTCAACATCTCAATTAATGAATTATTATACTACAGTCTACAAACAGCTCATACATTTTACGGTATAACCCTCAAAAAGTCATTTAACCCTGGGAGGGAACAGGGCTGCATATTTTTCATGAATAACTTCTAAACTAGTCACAAGTGAGTCTAAATGCATTATGTATCAGTAAAGCACACCACAGCTAAACAATTTCCAGTGAGACCTGTAACAGAGCCCTATCAAAATCGCAATACCTCATTCAGCTGCATTCATAGATACAATTGGGACAGGCAAGAGGGGAAGAACTCTTAGGTGACCATTCTAGAAAAGAACATTCAGGTGATCCCTGAGAGACATCCAATAATCAGTAATCACACCACAATATGCACATGTTTCAAGAATCAAATCTTGCATCTACTCCATGATATTGTGACTAATCAAACGATGACGACTGAACAGCATACCACAAACATATGACATGATAGGAAATGTATTTAACTTAAGACATTATCGTTACACAAAGATACGAGATATGGTTTCAAACAATGTCGACATCAACAAACAGAGAAATCCAAAACTTAGACCTTTTAAGCAACACCTCCGACATTCATAGCTTATAGCAGTAAAGAAAAACAAAACTTATATGAATTAAACAGATGCAGTTAGACCTATGACCTGCAGTGGGCATGAACAGTCATGACCAATGGTCTAGGTAGACATGCTCGCTCATTCCACCATACCAGCATCTGcaccctcttcctcctcttcatcCTCATCATCACCAAGGGTTAGGTCCTCAATCAACTCCTCAATTGGCACAGTAGGGACATCGTCACCAATCGTGGATGCCATTTCTGACCTGTAGTCCTCGTTCTTGTACAAATTTATCCCAAACCTTAGTTCTGGATCGGACTCCAAATCACGAACAAACATATCATACTCATTTTCCCTCCTCTCTTCCTCGCCTTTGGCCTTGTTCCCAAGGTCTTCCTCAACAGGCAGCCTCTTCAGCTTCCATCTGCGTGTGCGTGGCCTCTTCTCGTAACTCTTCTTGACCAGAACCACTTCAGGCAAATTCTGGCGTAATAAAGCCTTGTCCATATCATCATCATTCATATTGGCACCATAGAGATCATACCCAAGGGCAAGGTCACCAGGGTTCAGACGGTGCCCAAGATGAGTTCGGACTGTAAACACAGTATCATTTTTCCCAAAATCAGACATCCGCGCGACCTGCGCATATGCCAGCTGATACCGAGATCCATCAATGGTGATCTCAGGTGACTCTGTCTCAATATCAAGCACCATGTACTGCACGAGCTGCTTGCTAGTCAGAGCGGCCTTGAAGTTGTACACCCGGTACTTCTTCTCCTCCAGATGGTGCACACGCAGAGTGAGGGGGTCAAGCAGGGCAATGGCATTGGTGACCTTGGTGCAGAGGACGAGCGGGCCTAGTCCACCAAGATCACGGGACGCCTTGGGGCTGAGAGCAATCAGGTCCTCACGGCATATGGGACAGATCTCGAC
Coding sequences within it:
- the LOC125511175 gene encoding 60S ribosomal export protein NMD3 — its product is MMPGSAPPAAGSGMFVPTQTAGTVLCCICGVSMQPNPANMCARCLRARVDITEGVPRNAAVVYCPDCFSYLQPPRSWLRAGPESPELLQILLRRLKHPLARLKVSLSGAEFVFSEPHSKRLRLKLRLRREVLNGIVLEQTHPVEFVVHDRLCDSCARAQANPDQWVAVVQLRQHVPHRRTFLYLEQLLIKHGQAALAIRVASAPGGLDFFFGSRSHAARLVDFLGTVAPIQTNTAKQLVSHDTKSFIYNYKYTFSVEICPICREDLIALSPKASRDLGGLGPLVLCTKVTNAIALLDPLTLRVHHLEEKKYRVYNFKAALTSKQLVQYMVLDIETESPEITIDGSRYQLAYAQVARMSDFGKNDTVFTVRTHLGHRLNPGDLALGYDLYGANMNDDDMDKALLRQNLPEVVLVKKSYEKRPRTRRWKLKRLPVEEDLGNKAKGEEERRENEYDMFVRDLESDPELRFGINLYKNEDYRSEMASTIGDDVPTVPIEELIEDLTLGDDEDEEEEEGADAGMVE